The window cttgggtgtttcatctagcatgataaacagtgatgtacactaggtaaatgtgcaaaaaaaacagcttttaatttcattaatcaCTTTGGTTGTCCGTTTCCAGTCTCGACACAAAAAACTAAGTTCCACCCGGatctcagatttggcagagattatcgatattatattgtatcatatagaACACAGTCTGACGGAAGACCTACACGTTACTCGTAACGATATCTAGTTCAATTGAATATTGACAATTCACcacaattcaaaaaaaaaattccaatcgGCTCATTGCTGACATAATCACATACTTTTAGTatgtgatttgaaataaaagaaaatttatttaaattttttatctgATATCCTTTCACTTGTAGGAAATGCCTTCTTTCACACAGATGAAATCACGAAATGTCCAAATCAGGATTACAAACTTTAGAAAGATCAAGGATTTTTTGCAAAAGGAACATGCGatgattgcaaatgatattgaccaaattgaaaaatacatttcatatGAAGGAATTGAAGAGCTAATTATGTTGAACCCTTTACTGGAAAAAATAGCCAAAACAGTAGATTCAACAAAAGGTGACAACTTTGATGAACATACgatgcatgcattacaacagaTGATTTCGATatgttgtcaatattttttggatGAATTTCCCTTTGGGTCAATTTTAAGACAACTTTTGAGGTTGTGTGGAGTGTTAATAAGTTGCATATGGCACGCACATGGAATTGATAAACTCTTTTGCACTTTTCTTAGTGACAGCGACAAATATTATCAATTAGCTATCCAAAAAGATGTACGCTGTTTACAACGAGTTGCCTTTCTTTTGCACGAAATTGAAAGATGTGAAAATATACAGGAAAAACATATTTCCTACATAATGAACAAAGACAGGTTTTTGGTTGAATTGAGAAGTCTAGCATCGTTACGAGAAACTGCAAAAGCAACCCATCACCCTCAGATGATGGTTACAAGTTTGAAAGTAAGCATACTTCAACTAGCGGTCATGTGGCAAAAGTTTGCTATCACTCTATACCCTGGTCATAGTGATAACTATGCTAAAAAACTAAGGCAGATCATCCAATCGGAAATGACTGAAGACGTATGTTTGATTAATAAGTTTAATGAGAAAAGACAATGCCAGAGATGTACAAAAATCGCTGTAGATATGTGGGTTGTTGATGACTACGTTTCGTGTTTGGGGTGTGATTTACCAAACGACAGGGAAAGACGGACGAGAAGAAACCTAAAAAAGATGTTTCTGGTGGTTGTCCCGTTACTTAAAAGAATATTCCAACGTAGTCCGGAGAGATACACGCAACTCGATAACCCAAATTAAAAGCCAAGAGAGGAAGACGCACTTTTCTCTCTATTCTTCGAATTCTGTTTATTACATGTGTGCCTAGGACAAAATGTTATTACATGTTTACAGTTAGTAAAAGTATACCGACTAGGGTGTATTTTAGATAGGGCTTTTAGTAAAAGTTCAAAGGTTGTTATGGCATCCATTTATCCTCCGGATCCTTTAATATTTCAGAATAGTATACAATAAGTcgtttaaattcaaatttttgacAATGATAATGATTTATCTACTTTCAAGGCATTTGCTTCATCCGCGTCTGTAGAACAGTCGATATTTCTAGTAACTTCAAATACACAAAATCAAATTGAATCGCAGTGTCGTGTTCTGCAATGTATATCAATCGACTTTCTGTTTTACAGCAGGAAAGCC is drawn from Crassostrea angulata isolate pt1a10 chromosome 5, ASM2561291v2, whole genome shotgun sequence and contains these coding sequences:
- the LOC128185499 gene encoding uncharacterized protein LOC128185499, with product MPSFTQMKSRNVQIRITNFRKIKDFLQKEHAMIANDIDQIEKYISYEGIEELIMLNPLLEKIAKTVDSTKGDNFDEHTMHALQQMISICCQYFLDEFPFGSILRQLLRLCGVLISCIWHAHGIDKLFCTFLSDSDKYYQLAIQKDVRCLQRVAFLLHEIERCENIQEKHISYIMNKDRFLVELRSLASLRETAKATHHPQMMVTSLKVSILQLAVMWQKFAITLYPGHSDNYAKKLRQIIQSEMTEDVCLINKFNEKRQCQRCTKIAVDMWVVDDYVSCLGCDLPNDRERRTRRNLKKMFLVVVPLLKRIFQRSPERYTQLDNPN